A genomic window from Micromonospora violae includes:
- a CDS encoding disulfide bond formation protein DsbA, protein MEDNSMPSSVPAVTAYVDPSCPFAWITSRWLMEVAQMRPLDLRFEVMSLAVINEHRDLEPWYREFNDRAWGPARVCVAAAEHHGSAVLTRLYPALGRRIHDAGDKNFDTVVPLALAEAGLPADLADAAHRSDLDPQMRASTARAQQLVGEDLGTPTVVVDDVAFFGPVLSSIPRGEEAVRVFEGARMLAGCPAFSELKRARSDGLSFA, encoded by the coding sequence GTGGAAGACAACTCGATGCCATCATCCGTTCCGGCGGTCACGGCGTACGTGGACCCGTCCTGCCCCTTCGCCTGGATCACCTCCCGCTGGCTCATGGAGGTCGCGCAGATGCGGCCACTCGATCTGCGGTTCGAGGTGATGAGCCTCGCGGTGATCAACGAGCATCGCGACCTGGAGCCCTGGTACCGCGAATTCAACGACCGGGCGTGGGGTCCGGCCAGGGTGTGCGTGGCGGCAGCCGAACACCACGGCTCCGCCGTCCTCACCCGGCTGTACCCGGCGCTTGGCCGCCGGATCCACGACGCCGGCGACAAGAACTTCGACACCGTCGTCCCGCTGGCCCTGGCCGAGGCCGGCCTCCCCGCCGACCTGGCCGACGCCGCGCACCGCAGTGACCTTGACCCGCAGATGCGCGCGAGCACCGCCCGGGCGCAGCAACTGGTGGGCGAGGACCTCGGCACCCCGACGGTCGTCGTCGACGACGTAGCCTTCTTCGGCCCCGTACTGAGCTCGATCCCCCGAGGGGAGGAGGCCGTCCGCGTCTTCGAGGGTGCCCGGATGCTCGCCGGCTGCCCGGCGTTCTCCGAACTCAAGCGCGCCCGCTCCGACGGCCTCAGCTTCGCGTAG
- a CDS encoding NADAR family protein: MLASVRSVAELAAAQAQGHRAKFLFFWGHQPERDGGVGAGCLSQWWPAPFTVDERRFPTAEHYMMWRKATLFDDRAIAEQILAAPHPHAAKALGARVAGFDEQTWSEHRFAIVVAGNLAKFDQHPALRAFLLATGQRVLVEASPYDRVWGIGLRRDDAAAGDPAGWRGLNLLGFALMQVRRCLDTGGCDR; encoded by the coding sequence ATGTTGGCATCGGTTCGAAGCGTCGCGGAGTTGGCCGCCGCGCAGGCGCAGGGTCATCGGGCCAAGTTCCTGTTCTTCTGGGGGCATCAGCCCGAGCGTGACGGGGGTGTCGGGGCGGGCTGCCTGAGCCAGTGGTGGCCGGCGCCCTTCACAGTCGACGAACGACGGTTCCCGACTGCGGAGCACTACATGATGTGGCGCAAGGCCACCCTGTTCGACGACCGCGCGATAGCGGAACAGATCTTGGCCGCACCGCATCCGCACGCCGCGAAGGCGCTGGGCGCACGTGTCGCGGGTTTCGATGAGCAGACCTGGAGCGAACACCGTTTTGCCATCGTGGTGGCCGGCAACCTTGCGAAGTTCGACCAGCATCCGGCGCTGCGGGCGTTTCTGCTGGCCACCGGGCAGCGGGTGCTGGTGGAGGCCAGCCCGTACGACCGGGTCTGGGGTATCGGTCTGAGGCGTGACGATGCGGCTGCGGGTGACCCGGCCGGTTGGCGAGGTCTCAACCTGCTCGGCTTCGCTCTCATGCAGGTTCGTCGATGCCTTGACACTGGCGGATGCGATCGCTAA
- a CDS encoding family 43 glycosylhydrolase codes for MRLRTVLVLSAVTAAAVVVIADRPAHAATLPTGAVSLEAVNQTGRYVRHIDYLGQLDPVTSSSTNQTKLDATFTVVNGLASPTCYSFQTKTGLFLRHRDYRLRVDPNTGDPTFRADATFCAVDGSVSGSVALASYNYPTRRIRHRDFALWLDAYQDTAAFRADSSFRLVAPWASRTTKGPAIPGLFADPHIAVFNGRYYLYPTTDGYASWAGTYYKAFSSTDLVNWTDHGVILDHGPDVSWADNSAWAPAVASANGRYYLYFSGGAASGNTAKHLGVAVADSPTGPFRDALGRPLIRSDQFSGGQTIDPMVFTDDDGRSYLYWGQGVARVVRLNADLVSFDSAQVRVITPSGYNEAPFVFKRNGLYYFMWSENDTRSEDYRVAYATGASPLGPWTRRGVVLQKRLEVGIKGTGHHSVVRVPGSDTWYIAYHRFAVPAGNGTNRETAIDRMEFNTDGTIRPVVPTL; via the coding sequence ATGCGGCTACGTACCGTCCTCGTGCTCTCCGCCGTGACCGCCGCGGCCGTCGTGGTGATTGCCGACCGGCCAGCTCACGCGGCCACACTGCCGACCGGAGCCGTCTCGCTGGAGGCGGTGAACCAGACCGGACGGTACGTGCGGCACATCGACTATCTCGGTCAGCTTGACCCGGTGACCTCCAGCAGCACCAACCAGACCAAGCTGGATGCCACCTTCACGGTGGTCAACGGTCTGGCGTCGCCGACCTGCTACTCGTTCCAGACCAAGACCGGCCTGTTCCTCAGGCACCGTGACTACCGGCTCCGGGTCGACCCGAATACCGGCGACCCGACGTTCCGTGCCGACGCCACCTTCTGCGCGGTGGACGGCTCGGTCAGCGGGTCAGTGGCGCTGGCGTCGTACAACTATCCGACCCGGCGGATCCGGCACCGCGACTTCGCCCTCTGGCTCGACGCCTACCAGGACACGGCCGCGTTCCGCGCGGACAGCTCCTTCCGGCTCGTCGCGCCCTGGGCGTCCAGGACCACCAAGGGCCCGGCGATCCCGGGCCTCTTCGCCGACCCGCACATCGCCGTGTTCAACGGCCGCTACTACCTGTACCCGACCACCGACGGCTATGCGAGTTGGGCGGGCACCTACTACAAGGCGTTCTCCTCCACTGATCTGGTCAACTGGACCGACCACGGTGTGATCCTCGACCACGGCCCGGACGTGTCCTGGGCGGACAACTCCGCCTGGGCGCCGGCGGTGGCGAGCGCCAACGGCCGCTACTACCTGTACTTCAGTGGCGGAGCGGCCAGCGGTAACACGGCCAAACACCTGGGCGTGGCGGTGGCCGACAGCCCCACCGGGCCGTTCCGTGACGCGCTGGGCCGGCCGCTCATCCGCAGCGACCAGTTCTCCGGTGGGCAGACCATCGACCCCATGGTGTTCACCGACGACGACGGGCGGTCCTACCTGTACTGGGGGCAGGGCGTCGCGCGGGTGGTGCGGCTGAACGCCGATTTGGTCTCCTTCGACTCGGCGCAGGTGCGGGTCATCACCCCGTCGGGCTACAACGAGGCGCCGTTCGTGTTCAAGCGCAACGGGCTCTACTACTTCATGTGGTCGGAGAACGACACGCGCAGTGAGGACTACCGGGTCGCCTACGCCACCGGAGCATCACCCCTCGGACCGTGGACCAGACGCGGCGTGGTGCTGCAGAAGCGTCTCGAGGTCGGCATCAAGGGCACCGGTCACCACTCCGTGGTCCGAGTGCCCGGCAGCGACACCTGGTACATCGCCTACCACCGGTTCGCCGTGCCGGCCGGCAACGGCACCAACCGGGAGACCGCCATCGACCGGATGGAGTTCAACACCGACGGCACTATCCGTCCCGTCGTCCCAACCCTCTAG
- a CDS encoding GNAT family N-acetyltransferase: MDDTTGGVRIRRGGPGDAPAVLDMLDSAVVWMNARGNTEQWGTTPFSEQPARTDQVDRYLTENLPYIAEVDGAPAAALVLDSGPDPRAPIAPADEPERYVRLLVTDRRFAGRKLGSALLAHAVDETRRAGVRLLRVDCWAGGGGELVAFYERHGFTPTETFLAGSWPGQVLAQRVG, translated from the coding sequence ATGGACGACACCACCGGCGGCGTACGCATCAGACGAGGTGGCCCGGGCGACGCACCCGCCGTACTGGACATGCTCGACTCCGCGGTGGTGTGGATGAATGCTCGCGGCAACACCGAGCAGTGGGGCACGACGCCGTTCTCGGAACAGCCCGCAAGGACCGACCAGGTCGATCGGTATCTGACCGAGAACCTTCCGTACATCGCGGAAGTGGACGGGGCGCCGGCCGCAGCCCTGGTGCTGGACTCCGGGCCCGATCCGCGGGCGCCGATCGCGCCTGCGGACGAACCCGAGCGGTACGTCCGCCTCCTGGTCACCGACCGACGGTTCGCCGGCCGCAAACTCGGCTCGGCCCTGTTGGCACACGCCGTGGACGAAACCCGGCGAGCCGGCGTGCGGTTGCTCCGGGTCGACTGCTGGGCGGGCGGCGGTGGCGAGTTGGTGGCGTTCTACGAGCGCCACGGGTTCACGCCCACCGAGACCTTCCTGGCTGGATCCTGGCCGGGGCAGGTGCTGGCCCAACGGGTCGGTTGA
- a CDS encoding SUKH-4 family immunity protein: protein MTATHEELTALWGSDGMIYFPLDRFDDVLGPLTPEVFPPFGAIPVDVPILFTVDVDVPGMELFSKLKIEIGDADPRIHIVLGSSPEDPQLLFCLDALTGAVVLLDLETPNFEAVNATFAAFVEFLYRLGGLIATDPGGRARAARAAAIRADLMDVDSSAFADPKSWWSMAFDQLESTSG, encoded by the coding sequence TTGACCGCAACACATGAGGAGCTCACCGCGCTCTGGGGCTCCGACGGGATGATCTACTTCCCGCTCGACCGGTTCGACGACGTCCTCGGCCCGCTGACGCCCGAGGTCTTCCCGCCGTTCGGGGCCATCCCGGTCGACGTGCCGATCCTGTTCACGGTCGACGTCGACGTGCCCGGCATGGAGCTGTTCTCCAAACTGAAGATCGAGATCGGCGACGCCGACCCCCGCATCCACATCGTCCTCGGCAGTTCCCCCGAAGACCCGCAGCTGCTCTTCTGTCTCGACGCGCTGACCGGCGCCGTCGTCCTGCTGGACCTGGAGACTCCCAACTTCGAGGCGGTCAACGCGACCTTCGCCGCGTTCGTCGAGTTCCTCTACCGGCTCGGCGGGCTCATCGCGACCGACCCCGGCGGCCGGGCCCGCGCCGCCCGCGCCGCCGCGATCCGCGCCGACCTGATGGACGTCGACTCGTCCGCCTTCGCCGACCCGAAGTCCTGGTGGAGCATGGCCTTCGACCAGCTGGAGTCCACCAGCGGGTAG
- a CDS encoding RICIN domain-containing protein produces MAPHRRVLSALVTAVMMVGVIVVASSPATAATSQFRGMNWAELGDNFKTGPLVVQGLSSSDSNATVRAKANALYDDMASTLGVNTVRLPINTHTVGTAWWEAYRGAIDAATDRGFKVILAYWEDGAASGGRITNLAAWNAMWSTVTNTYGSNTNVYFEPMNEPHGYSSAEWRTVAANWLSYHYSAVPGRVLIGGTGFSQDLRDICADSRFNSTLLSFHYYAFFYGAMTYDAFRSHIQARLGSCASRAVATEFGAPMSDGRNYADAASGDNFVRYIRAMAQVMRDNQMGGTYWPALGGKPGSIGYDWYSMFALSGSGTNLNLSVRNTSGAEQIRYAWGDTIGGGPTTPPPSTGTFYRLTVRHSGKAMDVQQPNTDNGARVGQYTYSGSAWQQWQFQDAGSGYWRIISRHSGKCLDVVGASTADGAELIQYTCGTGTNQQFQMVTNGNYFQLRARHSNKCVDVPALSTADGVILKQYTCNTGTNQQWSRTTV; encoded by the coding sequence GTGGCACCACATCGACGAGTGCTGTCCGCCCTGGTGACCGCGGTGATGATGGTTGGTGTCATCGTCGTGGCGTCGTCGCCGGCCACTGCCGCGACCAGCCAGTTCCGGGGTATGAACTGGGCCGAGTTGGGTGACAACTTCAAGACCGGCCCACTCGTCGTGCAGGGCCTGAGTTCGTCCGACAGCAACGCGACGGTGCGGGCGAAGGCCAACGCGTTGTACGACGACATGGCGTCCACCCTGGGTGTCAACACGGTGCGGCTGCCCATCAACACCCACACGGTGGGGACGGCGTGGTGGGAGGCGTATCGGGGTGCCATCGACGCCGCCACCGATCGGGGCTTCAAGGTCATCCTCGCCTACTGGGAGGACGGCGCCGCCTCCGGCGGCCGGATCACGAACCTCGCCGCGTGGAACGCGATGTGGTCCACGGTCACGAACACGTACGGCTCGAATACCAACGTCTACTTCGAGCCGATGAACGAGCCGCACGGCTACAGCTCGGCGGAGTGGCGCACCGTGGCGGCGAACTGGCTCAGCTACCACTACTCGGCGGTGCCCGGCCGGGTGCTGATCGGCGGCACCGGCTTCAGCCAGGACCTGCGCGACATCTGCGCCGACAGCCGGTTCAACTCGACGCTGCTCTCCTTCCACTACTACGCCTTCTTCTACGGCGCGATGACCTACGACGCGTTCCGCAGCCACATCCAGGCCCGCCTGGGTAGCTGCGCGTCGCGGGCGGTCGCGACGGAGTTCGGCGCGCCGATGAGCGATGGCCGTAACTACGCCGACGCGGCAAGCGGCGACAACTTCGTGCGCTACATCCGGGCCATGGCCCAGGTGATGCGTGACAACCAGATGGGCGGCACGTACTGGCCGGCGCTCGGTGGCAAGCCCGGCAGCATCGGGTACGACTGGTACTCGATGTTCGCTCTCAGCGGCAGCGGCACGAACCTCAACCTGAGCGTGCGTAACACCTCCGGCGCCGAGCAGATCCGCTACGCCTGGGGCGACACCATCGGCGGCGGTCCGACGACGCCACCGCCGTCGACGGGCACCTTCTACCGGCTCACCGTGCGGCACAGCGGCAAGGCCATGGACGTCCAGCAACCCAACACCGACAACGGCGCCCGCGTCGGCCAGTACACCTACAGCGGCAGCGCCTGGCAGCAGTGGCAGTTCCAGGACGCCGGCAGCGGCTACTGGCGCATCATCAGCCGACACAGCGGCAAGTGCCTCGACGTGGTGGGCGCCTCAACCGCCGACGGCGCCGAACTCATCCAGTACACCTGCGGCACCGGCACCAACCAACAATTCCAGATGGTCACCAACGGCAACTACTTCCAACTACGCGCCCGACACAGCAACAAGTGCGTCGACGTCCCCGCCCTGTCAACCGCCGACGGCGTGATCCTCAAGCAGTACACCTGCAACACCGGCACCAACCAACAATGGTCCCGCACCACCGTCTGA
- a CDS encoding MarR family winged helix-turn-helix transcriptional regulator yields MEHDRIADIVGQWGRERPDLDPSPLLIIGRIQHLAAVLDAVLRPPFAAANLGNGDFDVLAALRREGAPYALTAGQLSHRMLVTTGAVTKRVDRLIARGLVSRSVAAADARGRVVGLTPAGVTLTDRLIEEHLANEAAILRDLSDSDRRTLERLLATMDRTLGSGGGSQAE; encoded by the coding sequence GTGGAGCACGATCGGATCGCCGACATCGTTGGTCAGTGGGGCCGCGAACGACCAGACCTCGACCCCAGCCCGTTGCTGATCATCGGTCGCATCCAGCATCTGGCCGCCGTACTCGATGCGGTCCTCCGCCCGCCGTTCGCCGCGGCGAACCTCGGCAACGGCGACTTCGACGTGCTCGCGGCGCTGCGCCGCGAGGGTGCGCCGTACGCCCTCACGGCGGGCCAGTTGAGCCACCGGATGCTCGTGACCACCGGAGCGGTGACCAAGCGGGTGGACCGGCTCATCGCCCGCGGCCTCGTGTCCCGCTCGGTCGCCGCAGCCGACGCACGCGGCAGAGTGGTCGGGCTGACTCCGGCCGGCGTGACGCTGACCGACCGGCTCATCGAGGAACATCTGGCCAACGAGGCAGCCATCTTGCGCGACCTCAGCGACAGCGACCGCAGAACCCTTGAACGCCTGCTGGCGACGATGGATCGGACCCTGGGCTCCGGGGGCGGGAGTCAGGCCGAATGA
- a CDS encoding glycoside hydrolase family 43 protein: MSRVLARLGAVLVAACLLFTSWSAATPDKASALDPTVGYLMAHFTGESSTDQQIYLAHSTDGLRWTDLNNGGLVLRSTVGTRGVRDPALVRSPAGDRYWIIATDLCIGCGQDWSSAINNGSRNFVVWESTDLVNWSAPWLLNVAGAIPDGRNAWAPEAIWNPDTGDYVLYWATNVPLNGVTKHRIYYARTSNFRSVTTPQVYISRPGNQEIIDTQIVEVPSGVDSYRYVRASRDGQIAIEGSNSILGTWTNLGNLSGIGLTGSQVEGPMWMKFNNRNEWVLYLDQYASGRGYLPVLSTNPSSASSFRLPASGSYAMGGTRKRHGSILNLTAAEQSRVLARWPATAINRIQSYNFQDRYVRHYDYDARIDANVSPAQDGQWRLVPGLAGSGTVSIQSVNYPGYYLRHYGFDFRLEANDGTGTFAADATFRQVAGLANSSWTSFQSYSHPDRYLRHYAYLLRLDPIPDAQSRADATFRVTG; this comes from the coding sequence ATGTCGAGAGTCCTCGCCCGGCTCGGCGCGGTCCTGGTCGCCGCGTGTCTGCTGTTCACCAGCTGGTCGGCCGCGACACCGGACAAGGCGTCCGCGCTCGACCCGACCGTTGGCTACCTGATGGCGCACTTCACCGGCGAGTCGTCCACCGACCAGCAGATCTACCTCGCCCACAGCACCGACGGCCTGCGCTGGACCGACCTCAACAACGGTGGGCTCGTCCTGCGCTCCACCGTCGGCACCCGCGGCGTACGCGACCCGGCCCTGGTCCGCTCGCCCGCCGGTGACCGTTACTGGATCATCGCCACCGACCTGTGTATCGGCTGCGGACAGGACTGGTCGTCCGCCATCAACAACGGCAGCCGCAACTTCGTCGTGTGGGAGTCCACCGACCTGGTCAACTGGTCCGCGCCGTGGCTGTTGAACGTCGCCGGCGCCATCCCGGACGGACGCAACGCCTGGGCGCCGGAGGCGATCTGGAACCCGGACACCGGCGACTACGTCCTCTACTGGGCGACGAACGTGCCACTCAACGGGGTGACCAAGCATCGCATCTACTACGCGCGTACGTCGAACTTCCGCAGCGTCACGACGCCGCAGGTCTACATCAGTCGGCCGGGGAACCAGGAGATCATCGACACCCAGATCGTCGAGGTACCGTCCGGCGTCGACTCCTACCGCTACGTCCGGGCCTCGCGGGACGGCCAGATCGCCATCGAAGGCAGCAACTCCATTCTCGGCACCTGGACCAACCTCGGGAACCTGTCTGGTATCGGGTTGACGGGCTCCCAGGTCGAAGGCCCGATGTGGATGAAGTTCAACAATCGCAACGAGTGGGTGCTCTATCTCGACCAGTACGCCAGCGGACGCGGTTACCTGCCCGTCCTGAGCACCAACCCGTCCAGTGCGAGCAGCTTCCGGCTGCCGGCGTCCGGCTCGTACGCCATGGGTGGCACCAGGAAACGGCACGGTTCGATCCTCAACCTGACCGCCGCCGAACAGAGCCGGGTGCTCGCCCGCTGGCCCGCCACCGCGATCAACCGGATCCAGTCGTACAACTTCCAGGACCGGTACGTGCGGCACTACGACTACGACGCCCGTATCGACGCGAATGTCAGCCCGGCCCAGGACGGCCAGTGGCGGCTGGTGCCCGGCCTGGCCGGCTCCGGCACGGTCTCCATCCAGTCGGTCAACTACCCGGGCTACTACCTGCGCCACTACGGGTTTGACTTCCGGCTGGAAGCCAACGACGGCACCGGCACCTTCGCCGCCGACGCCACCTTCCGGCAGGTCGCCGGCCTCGCCAACTCGTCGTGGACGTCGTTCCAGTCCTACAGCCACCCGGACCGCTACCTCCGGCACTACGCCTACCTGCTCCGGCTCGACCCGATCCCCGACGCGCAGAGCCGCGCCGACGCCACCTTCCGCGTGACCGGTTGA
- the coaD gene encoding pantetheine-phosphate adenylyltransferase, with product MRAVYPGSFDPFTPGHVNVVDRARALFDEVVVLVAANSIKHPGSDEEERAAAVRAILPVEWTSVTVAAWSGLTATYCRLREVGVIVRGVRNTTDLRAEYQLAAMNQSLGIPTVFLPTQPELAAVSSTAVRALRAWRAE from the coding sequence GTGCGAGCCGTCTACCCCGGCAGCTTCGATCCCTTCACTCCGGGGCATGTAAATGTGGTGGACCGGGCACGCGCACTCTTCGACGAGGTGGTGGTGCTTGTCGCGGCCAACAGCATCAAGCATCCCGGCAGCGATGAAGAGGAGCGAGCGGCCGCTGTCCGGGCCATCCTGCCGGTCGAGTGGACCTCGGTCACCGTTGCGGCCTGGAGCGGGCTGACCGCCACCTACTGTCGTCTCCGGGAAGTAGGAGTGATCGTCCGCGGCGTTCGTAACACCACCGACCTTCGGGCTGAATACCAGCTCGCAGCGATGAACCAGTCGCTGGGCATACCCACGGTGTTTCTGCCGACGCAGCCCGAACTGGCCGCCGTGTCCTCGACCGCCGTGCGTGCGTTACGGGCATGGCGTGCCGAGTAG
- a CDS encoding DUF6817 domain-containing protein yields MSTDDGVRVWLRRHGAEQIAHPGGNLYAHLCRVSERLAVLGCSRDVQAAGLTHAVYGTDGFDLTLLDRADRAALRDLVGADAEDIVYLYGACDRGRSWRELAKTGEVFDRFARQVRTPDADQLRSLADLSIVNELDVIEHDPAMLDRHGTYFRELFASWAPIASEQVIRDAQRVLRP; encoded by the coding sequence ATGAGCACCGACGACGGCGTGCGGGTCTGGCTCCGCCGGCATGGAGCTGAGCAGATCGCCCATCCCGGCGGCAACCTGTACGCCCACCTCTGTCGGGTCAGCGAACGACTCGCCGTGCTCGGCTGTAGCCGTGACGTGCAAGCCGCAGGCCTCACCCATGCCGTCTACGGCACCGACGGGTTCGACCTCACCCTGCTTGATCGGGCCGATCGGGCCGCGCTGCGGGACCTCGTGGGTGCCGACGCCGAGGACATTGTCTATCTGTACGGTGCCTGCGACCGTGGACGCAGCTGGCGGGAGCTGGCAAAGACCGGCGAGGTCTTCGACCGCTTCGCCCGTCAGGTGCGTACGCCGGATGCGGATCAACTCCGGTCGCTGGCGGACCTGAGCATCGTCAACGAACTGGACGTCATCGAGCACGATCCTGCGATGCTGGACCGGCATGGGACCTACTTCCGGGAACTGTTCGCCTCGTGGGCACCCATCGCCTCGGAGCAGGTCATCCGCGACGCGCAGCGGGTCTTGCGGCCGTGA
- a CDS encoding SUKH-4 family immunity protein gives MRELIAELRTDLEADQPATLAWAQINEGAPADQIPAELPQPVRELLETANGILAGAFDLPAVTDLDDIQYYLEQMPEFTGVADEPAEWLVIGTLNDEPLLIRRDTGAVWYFPAETTDEWFMRELFLDVAPDLDSFLAYYVFGPGYGVAFDDDEWWGFLDEHGLTEPGDDEEADD, from the coding sequence TTGCGGGAGCTCATCGCGGAACTGCGTACCGACCTGGAGGCGGACCAACCGGCGACGCTGGCCTGGGCCCAGATCAACGAGGGCGCTCCGGCCGACCAGATTCCCGCCGAGCTGCCGCAGCCGGTCCGGGAGCTGCTGGAGACCGCCAACGGCATCCTGGCCGGCGCGTTCGACCTGCCCGCAGTCACGGACCTCGACGACATCCAGTACTACCTCGAGCAGATGCCCGAGTTCACCGGCGTCGCGGACGAACCCGCCGAGTGGCTGGTCATCGGCACGCTGAACGACGAGCCGCTGCTGATCCGACGCGACACCGGCGCGGTCTGGTACTTCCCGGCCGAGACCACCGACGAGTGGTTCATGCGGGAGCTGTTCCTCGACGTCGCGCCGGACCTCGACTCATTTCTCGCCTACTACGTCTTCGGCCCCGGCTACGGCGTCGCCTTCGACGACGACGAGTGGTGGGGCTTCCTCGACGAGCACGGTCTGACCGAGCCCGGTGACGACGAGGAGGCGGACGATTGA
- a CDS encoding GNAT family N-acetyltransferase has product MRNDQATPDFSIKPTLTGERVILRPLVDDDLDTFRAAVVDPEVVRLTGSPADDVPDEERMRSWYGSRNAQTDRLDLAVVDRATGACVGEVVLNDWDPVNRNCNFRTLLTAAGRDRGLGTEAVRLVVGHGFERLGLHRISLEVFAFNPRARRVYEKVGFVAEGVLRQVLRDGDDWVDATVMSILAAEWAAHRGRPER; this is encoded by the coding sequence ATGCGCAATGACCAGGCGACGCCCGACTTCTCGATCAAGCCGACGCTCACCGGCGAGCGGGTGATCCTGCGTCCCCTCGTCGACGACGACCTGGACACCTTCCGGGCCGCGGTGGTCGACCCCGAGGTGGTTCGGTTGACCGGCAGCCCGGCCGACGACGTCCCCGATGAGGAGCGGATGCGTTCCTGGTACGGCAGCCGCAACGCCCAGACCGACCGACTCGACCTGGCGGTTGTGGACCGGGCCACCGGGGCGTGCGTCGGCGAGGTGGTCCTGAACGACTGGGACCCGGTCAACCGCAACTGCAACTTCCGCACCCTGCTCACCGCCGCCGGCCGCGACCGTGGCCTGGGCACCGAGGCGGTACGCCTGGTCGTCGGCCACGGTTTCGAGCGGCTCGGCCTGCACCGCATCTCGTTGGAGGTGTTCGCCTTCAACCCGCGGGCCCGGCGGGTGTACGAGAAGGTCGGCTTCGTCGCCGAGGGTGTGCTGCGGCAGGTCCTGCGCGACGGCGACGACTGGGTTGACGCCACCGTGATGTCGATCCTCGCCGCCGAGTGGGCCGCGCACCGGGGCCGTCCCGAGCGCTGA
- a CDS encoding acetoacetate decarboxylase family protein codes for MTELVAPQLVVNSRMIYFGWLPADPDAVAALVPDGLTPAPNHQVFMNQYVVDDAGQTSGFGAYSLTYIGPDLAGVDAPDGVTPGRWWTHYFNSSPDVRAYAAARGVPATPGKTTIEVRGRRLTATTEADGVPVIRTTARVGRTGDAVNRGQLRYLTRLDGRLHSGNYPFVAEPVDPFEVESLEFLAPDHPVYALRPADPLEIVWGFYSPRASFAYPGGESVLD; via the coding sequence GTGACCGAACTCGTCGCTCCGCAGCTCGTCGTCAACAGCAGGATGATCTACTTCGGTTGGCTGCCGGCCGACCCCGACGCGGTGGCCGCCCTGGTGCCCGACGGGCTCACGCCGGCACCCAACCACCAGGTGTTCATGAACCAGTACGTCGTCGACGACGCCGGGCAGACCTCCGGCTTCGGCGCGTACTCCCTGACGTACATCGGGCCGGACCTCGCCGGGGTCGATGCTCCCGACGGGGTCACGCCCGGCCGCTGGTGGACGCACTACTTCAACTCCAGCCCCGACGTCCGGGCGTACGCCGCCGCCCGGGGCGTGCCGGCGACCCCGGGGAAAACCACAATCGAGGTACGGGGGCGTCGGCTGACCGCGACCACCGAGGCCGACGGCGTCCCCGTGATCAGGACGACGGCCCGCGTCGGGCGCACCGGCGACGCCGTCAACCGGGGTCAGTTGCGCTACCTCACCCGCCTCGACGGCCGGCTGCACAGCGGCAACTACCCGTTCGTGGCGGAGCCGGTCGACCCGTTCGAGGTCGAGTCACTGGAGTTCCTCGCACCCGACCACCCCGTGTACGCACTGCGTCCGGCCGATCCTCTGGAAATAGTCTGGGGCTTCTACTCACCACGCGCGTCATTCGCCTACCCGGGTGGTGAATCGGTACTCGACTGA
- a CDS encoding endonuclease gives MPSRAPKSSKKRGGAAKPKVGKGVRAAVKKAAAKPVVRNNDLPEVTIKVQRRSFHARGQFDRKMNALKKLSDEGKLFKQANPVARDKKITADYKKRIRQKIFDKYWPHDKNMANRLAARLRKQQPDHVWELQLGGADDVSNLKLLHGRTNWDVGGQIWHQIKNLPDGTPIRIEVVD, from the coding sequence ATGCCTAGCAGGGCGCCGAAGAGCTCGAAGAAGCGCGGTGGCGCGGCCAAGCCGAAGGTCGGCAAGGGCGTCCGCGCGGCGGTGAAGAAGGCCGCCGCCAAGCCGGTGGTGCGCAACAACGATCTGCCCGAGGTCACGATCAAGGTGCAGCGCAGGTCGTTCCACGCGCGCGGCCAGTTTGACCGCAAGATGAACGCGTTGAAGAAGCTCAGCGACGAGGGCAAGCTGTTCAAGCAGGCGAACCCGGTCGCTCGGGACAAGAAGATCACGGCCGACTACAAGAAGCGCATCCGGCAGAAGATCTTCGACAAGTACTGGCCCCACGACAAGAACATGGCGAACAGACTCGCTGCCCGGCTCCGCAAGCAGCAGCCCGACCACGTGTGGGAGCTGCAACTCGGCGGCGCCGACGACGTTAGTAATCTGAAGCTCCTGCACGGTCGAACAAACTGGGATGTCGGCGGGCAAATCTGGCATCAGATCAAGAACCTGCCCGACGGCACACCGATCCGAATAGAGGTAGTGGATTGA